The following are encoded in a window of Cinclus cinclus chromosome 32, bCinCin1.1, whole genome shotgun sequence genomic DNA:
- the NDUFB7 gene encoding NADH dehydrogenase [ubiquinone] 1 beta subcomplex subunit 7, producing MGAHLARRYLWDAEGEPDPLNMPSFPPDLGMPRRQPRSMVASAAQLAQGHVPLEQRDFCGHHLLRLLRCHRDNFPVPWGCHELRHAWDNCQHEDYVMRMKEFERERRLLQRQKRLRQRHGDTE from the exons atgGGCGCTCACCTGGCGCGGCGTTACCTGTGGGACGCGGAAGGAGAGCCCGACCCGCTGAACATGCCGTCCTTCCCCCCCGACCTGGGCATGCCGCGCCGCCAGCCCCGCT CCATGGTGGCCTCGGCGGCACAGCTGGCGCAGGGCCACGTGCCCCTGGAGCAGAGGGACTTCTGTGGCCACCACCTGCTGCGGCTGCTGCGATGTCACCGCGACAACTTCCCcgtgccctggggctgccacGAGCTGCGCCACGCCTGGGACAACTGCCAGCACGAGGA ctaCGTGATGCGCATGAAGGAGTTCGAGCGCGAGCGGCGCCTGCTGCAGCGCCAGAAACGGCTCCGGCAGCGCCACGGGGACACCGagtga
- the TRAPPC5 gene encoding trafficking protein particle complex subunit 5, translating into MDARFTRGKSPVLERALGRPRSELSLAAFALLFSELVQYCQRRVASVAELQARLARLGHHVGLRALDALVARERPGRRETKVLGVLLFVKGPLWRALFGREADKLEQANDDDRTFYVIEREPVVNTFVSVPRENSSLNCAAFAAGLLEAVLGAAGFPARVSAHWHKGTTLMIKFDEAVIARDKSLEGR; encoded by the coding sequence ATGGACGCTCGCTTCACACGAGGGAAGTCTCCGGTGCTGGAGCGGGCTCTGGGCCGGCCGCGCTCGGAGCTGTCCCTGGCCGCCTTCGCGCTGCTCTTCTCGGAGCTGGTTCAGTACTGCCAGCGCCGCGTGGCCTCGGTGGCCGAGCTGCAGGCCCGGCTGGCCCGCTTGGGCCACCACGTCGGGCTACGAGCTCTGGACGCGCTGGTAGCCCGCGAGCGGCCGGGTCGGCGCGAGACCAAAgtgctgggggtgctgctgtTCGTCAAGGGGCCGCTGTGGCGGGCGCTGTTCGGGCGAGAGGCCGACAAGTTGGAGCAGGCCAACGACGACGACCGCACGTTCTACGTGATCGAGAGGGAGCCGGTGGTGAACACGTTCGTGTCGGTGCCGCGCGAGAACAGCTCGCTCAACTGCGCCGCCTTCGCCGCCGGGCTGCTGGAGGCCGTGCTGGGCGCCGCCGGCTTCCCCGCCCGCGTCAGCGCCCACTGGCACAAGGGCACCACGCTCATGATCAAGTTCGACGAGGCCGTCATCGCCCGCGACAAGAGCCTGGAGGGGCGCTGA
- the PCP2 gene encoding Purkinje cell protein 2 homolog, whose amino-acid sequence MAAPGGTEPERAAGGSPAEGGSPAEGGSPEQEGFFSLLSSVQSTRMEEQRCILGGGSRGGGDPPPPELASLLDMVASSQGRRMDEQRLPVPRLPGFGTGGAQD is encoded by the exons ATGGCGGCCCCGGGGGGGACGGAACCCGAGCGCGCTGCG GGGGGGTCCCCAGCCGAGGGGGGGTCCCCGGCCGAGGGGGGGTCCCCGGAACAGGAGGGGTTCTTCTCGCTGCTGAGCTCCGTGCAGAGCACGCGCATGGAGGAACAGCGCTGCATCCTTGGGG GGGGGTCCCGTGGGG GAGGGGACCCGCCCCCCCCCGAGCTGGCATCGCTGCTGGACATGGTGGCGAGCTCCCAGGGCCGCAGGATGGACGAGCAGCGGCTGCCCGTGCCCAGACTGCCCGGCTTTGGCACGGGGGGGGCACAG GACTGA
- the LOC134055516 gene encoding protein PET100 homolog, mitochondrial: MGVKLEILRMFVYLTFPVAVFWVSNQAEFFQRHVIDRKREIFPPDNPEQRRAIAELKQRLREGKGTQA, encoded by the exons ATGGGGGTGAAGCTGGAGATCCTGAGG atgTTCGTGTACCTGACCTTCCCTGTCGCCGTGTTCTGGGTCTCCAACCAGGCCGAGTTTTTCCAGCGTCACGTGATTGACCGCAAG AGGGAGATTTTCCCGCCGGACAACCCCGAACAG CGCCGGGCCATAGCTGAGCTGAAGCAGCGGCTGCGAGAAGGGAAGGGGACACAGGcatga